The sequence below is a genomic window from Bacteroidales bacterium.
TTGGTAAAGGGTTTAAATGCAGAAATTGAATAATTAGAAATATTTTTAAATTTATTCAGAATGATGAAAAAAATAATTATTATTTCAACTTTATTGGCTTTTATATCGTGTGCCAAAGTTCCCATTACAGGGAGGAAGCAAATAAAAATGCTTCCCGAAAGCACAATGATAAATATGGGTCTTACAAGTTACAGGGATTTTATTTCAAAGAATCCCCCTG
It includes:
- a CDS encoding M48 family peptidase, producing the protein MMKKIIIISTLLAFISCAKVPITGRKQIKMLPESTMINMGLTSYRDFISKNPPAPASDKNTIMVKNVGTKITQAVTQFLKSGGQSKRIEGFKW